A genome region from Streptomyces xanthophaeus includes the following:
- a CDS encoding cold-shock protein translates to MATGTVKWFNAEKGFGFIEQDGGGADVFAHYSNIAAQGFRELLEGQKVSFDIAQGQKGPTAENIVPA, encoded by the coding sequence ATGGCTACTGGAACCGTGAAGTGGTTCAACGCGGAAAAGGGCTTCGGCTTCATCGAGCAGGACGGTGGCGGCGCCGACGTGTTCGCCCACTACTCGAACATCGCCGCCCAGGGCTTCCGCGAGCTGCTCGAGGGCCAGAAGGTCAGCTTCGACATCGCGCAGGGCCAGAAGGGCCCGACGGCCGAGAACATCGTTCCCGCCTGA
- a CDS encoding SCO5918 family protein translates to MRVVIARFPFDLTKSGVLESMKGVKPEPVDGESVIIGRRHYPVKQVGQVITRQDRRDFSAAEVVRAMTLLGFTCRGLPQAPAAPASTPGLTPLQRASAMLGEPEPVAVSV, encoded by the coding sequence ATGCGCGTCGTCATCGCCAGATTCCCCTTCGACCTGACCAAGAGCGGGGTGCTGGAGTCGATGAAGGGCGTCAAGCCCGAGCCCGTCGACGGTGAGTCCGTGATCATCGGACGCCGGCACTACCCGGTCAAGCAGGTCGGCCAGGTCATCACCCGCCAGGACCGCCGCGACTTCAGCGCCGCGGAGGTCGTGCGGGCGATGACCCTGCTCGGCTTCACGTGCCGGGGCCTGCCGCAGGCGCCCGCCGCGCCCGCCTCGACGCCCGGCCTGACCCCGCTCCAGCGGGCCTCGGCGATGCTCGGCGAGCCCGAGCCCGTAGCGGTGTCCGTCTGA
- a CDS encoding MerR family transcriptional regulator yields the protein MTADDSLGGRLDDDDYPAYTMGRAAELLGTTPGFLRAIGEARLITPLRSPGGHRRYSRYQLRIAARARELVDQGTPVEAACRIVILEDQLEEAQRINAEFRRAATATPDDSR from the coding sequence ATGACAGCGGATGACTCGCTCGGCGGCCGGCTGGACGACGATGACTACCCCGCCTACACGATGGGCCGGGCCGCCGAACTCCTCGGCACCACCCCCGGCTTCCTGCGCGCCATCGGCGAGGCCCGTCTGATCACACCGTTGCGCTCCCCGGGCGGGCACCGCCGCTACTCCCGCTACCAGCTGCGGATCGCTGCCCGCGCCCGGGAGCTCGTCGACCAGGGCACCCCGGTCGAAGCGGCCTGCCGCATCGTCATCCTGGAGGACCAGCTCGAAGAAGCCCAGCGCATCAACGCCGAGTTCCGCCGCGCCGCGACCGCCACGCCCGACGACTCCCGCTGA
- a CDS encoding molybdopterin-dependent oxidoreductase: protein MEFEVNGTRHAVDVDDDPAAVDVVRDRLGLTGTKLVCAGGVCGACTIQVDGEPRVSCLTPAVALAGRQVTTVEGLSGHPVGRAFAGEDALQCGYCTPGFVVGAAAFFERWRAAHGRTRPGREQIADALAGHLCRCGAYEGIFNAVAAACAGDYDTAPPAGEAPAVPRVEAPQKTDGSARYTTDLRPEGLLEGVIIRSPHAHAHVRSLEAGDLPLVPLLPPDGVVRYAGQPVAAVAAPDRASARAAAARVTVDYEVLPAALDVRQARTGEGPQVYADKASRKRAPGSGETPQLVPARWRGNLRGPSAMSKRPATAVRRITEARSRNPERVVEGVFTTAAQTHTPLEPHACLAEWVDGTLHLEVSTQSVRHTAELAAEHFGLPLERVVARAVHVGGGFGCKMGLTSDVVAAAELARLHGAPVRVVLDRDEELTDGGYRPGTRIRLAMVADEAGELSALAMDADNDGGISVGGTVAALARFMYGKAPRRLRDFDTVTHRPPGAPFRGPGGPTMCWALEQAVDEMAHRLGQDPIALRRRWDGNPKRHALYDRAAALPVWSGSRGGTGRFRRGVGVAAANWMYFLDPVTEVELTVEDGIVVARCAVQDMGTGSRTVLRRAVAAGLGLPEDRVRAEVGHSDAVHGPTSGGSRTTPSLVPAAADAAARLRDALGGDDVAARLAMAHGVRVTGRRPRDRRGFVTPFTLGGIVIGRGFTGSVQVAEVEVDTRLGRVRPLSVWSGIAAGRIHEERLARSQCEGAVVQGVGYALYEERRTDPATGRVLTENLEDYRIPGIGDTPEITVHFHQEGFEHVPGGGVGLGEIATLPTAACLANAVHDATGWRPYDMPIRPDRLLEGLRT, encoded by the coding sequence GTGGAGTTCGAGGTCAATGGCACCCGGCACGCGGTCGACGTGGACGACGACCCGGCCGCCGTGGACGTGGTGCGGGACCGGCTGGGTCTGACCGGCACCAAACTGGTCTGCGCGGGCGGGGTGTGCGGGGCCTGCACCATCCAGGTCGACGGCGAACCCCGGGTCTCCTGCCTGACCCCGGCGGTCGCGCTCGCCGGCCGGCAGGTGACGACCGTGGAGGGACTGTCCGGCCACCCGGTCGGGCGAGCCTTCGCCGGCGAGGACGCCCTCCAGTGCGGCTACTGCACCCCGGGGTTCGTGGTCGGGGCGGCGGCGTTCTTCGAGCGGTGGCGAGCCGCCCACGGCCGCACCCGGCCGGGGCGGGAGCAGATCGCGGACGCGCTCGCGGGACACCTGTGCCGGTGCGGTGCGTACGAGGGGATCTTCAACGCGGTGGCCGCGGCCTGCGCGGGCGACTACGACACGGCCCCGCCCGCCGGGGAGGCGCCGGCGGTCCCGCGCGTCGAAGCCCCGCAGAAGACCGACGGATCGGCCCGGTACACCACGGACCTGCGCCCCGAAGGCCTGCTGGAAGGCGTGATCATCCGCTCGCCGCACGCGCATGCCCACGTACGCTCCCTCGAAGCCGGGGACCTGCCCCTGGTGCCGCTGCTGCCCCCGGACGGCGTGGTGCGGTACGCAGGGCAGCCGGTGGCCGCGGTCGCGGCGCCGGACCGCGCCTCCGCACGGGCGGCGGCCGCGCGCGTCACGGTGGACTACGAGGTGCTGCCGGCGGCCCTGGACGTACGCCAGGCCCGCACCGGCGAGGGCCCGCAGGTCTACGCGGACAAGGCGTCACGCAAGCGGGCACCGGGTTCCGGCGAGACCCCGCAGCTGGTGCCCGCCCGCTGGCGCGGCAACCTCCGCGGCCCGTCGGCCATGAGCAAACGCCCCGCCACAGCCGTGCGCCGTATCACCGAGGCCCGCAGCCGGAACCCCGAGCGGGTGGTGGAGGGCGTGTTCACGACCGCCGCGCAGACGCACACCCCCCTCGAACCGCACGCCTGTCTGGCCGAGTGGGTCGACGGCACCCTCCACCTGGAGGTGTCCACCCAGTCCGTGAGACACACGGCCGAGCTCGCCGCCGAACACTTCGGTCTGCCCCTCGAACGGGTGGTGGCACGGGCCGTCCACGTAGGCGGCGGTTTCGGCTGCAAGATGGGACTGACCTCCGACGTCGTCGCCGCGGCCGAGCTGGCCCGGCTGCACGGCGCCCCGGTGCGGGTGGTGCTCGACAGGGACGAGGAACTCACCGACGGCGGATACCGGCCCGGCACCCGGATCCGGCTGGCGATGGTCGCGGACGAGGCCGGCGAGCTGAGCGCCCTGGCCATGGACGCGGACAACGACGGCGGCATCTCGGTCGGCGGCACGGTGGCGGCACTGGCCCGGTTCATGTACGGCAAGGCCCCCCGCCGGCTCCGCGACTTCGACACCGTCACCCACCGTCCTCCGGGCGCCCCGTTCCGCGGCCCCGGCGGACCCACGATGTGCTGGGCCCTGGAGCAGGCCGTCGACGAAATGGCCCACCGGCTCGGCCAGGACCCGATCGCCCTGCGCCGCCGCTGGGACGGCAACCCCAAGCGGCACGCCCTCTACGACCGGGCAGCCGCGCTCCCGGTCTGGTCGGGCTCCCGCGGCGGCACCGGCCGCTTCCGCCGGGGCGTCGGCGTCGCGGCGGCCAACTGGATGTACTTCCTCGATCCCGTCACCGAGGTCGAACTCACCGTCGAGGACGGCATCGTCGTCGCCCGCTGCGCCGTGCAGGACATGGGCACGGGCTCGCGCACCGTGCTGCGCCGGGCCGTCGCCGCAGGGCTCGGCCTGCCGGAGGACAGGGTGCGCGCCGAGGTCGGCCACAGCGATGCCGTCCACGGCCCCACCTCCGGCGGCAGCCGCACCACACCCTCCCTCGTGCCCGCCGCCGCGGACGCCGCCGCCCGGCTGCGCGACGCGCTCGGCGGCGATGACGTCGCCGCCCGGCTGGCCATGGCGCACGGCGTACGGGTCACCGGCCGGCGCCCCCGCGACCGCCGGGGCTTCGTGACCCCCTTCACCCTGGGCGGCATCGTGATCGGCCGCGGCTTCACCGGATCGGTGCAGGTCGCCGAGGTCGAGGTGGACACCCGGCTCGGTCGCGTCCGCCCGCTGAGCGTGTGGAGCGGCATCGCCGCCGGCCGGATCCACGAGGAGCGCCTCGCCCGCAGCCAGTGCGAGGGCGCCGTCGTACAGGGCGTCGGCTACGCCCTGTACGAGGAGCGGCGCACCGACCCGGCCACCGGGCGGGTGCTGACCGAGAACCTGGAGGACTACCGCATCCCCGGCATCGGGGACACCCCCGAGATCACCGTCCACTTCCACCAGGAGGGCTTCGAGCACGTGCCCGGTGGCGGGGTCGGCCTCGGCGAGATCGCGACCCTGCCCACCGCGGCCTGCCTGGCCAACGCGGTCCACGACGCCACCGGCTGGCGCCCGTACGACATGCCCATCCGCCCCGACCGGCTCCTGGAAGGACTGCGTACGTGA
- a CDS encoding FAD binding domain-containing protein: MSTETALTDLSAAVQARGGELRAGGTDTTARQRSGVSPGPFTDLGGIGHLRGCTPLPGGGLRIGALTTLAELAADLRVRAGWPALALSAGTAATPQIRAAGTVGGNLLQRNRCWYFRNPHFSCLQKGGTGCPAREGDHHFGVVTGNGPCVAPHPSTLAMALLTYDAEVHVHGESPRGVADLYGDGDRLSHADHLLRPDRILTAVDLPAALPGERAACHRAISRAHAEWPLVEATARLVLDGSTVTHAAVAAGGVARVPLRLTEVEAALVGREATPDVLAAAAATVQSRCRPLPQTGYKTELFANTVLEVLEQALGGPDKANKADKADKA; this comes from the coding sequence GTGAGCACGGAGACCGCCCTCACCGACCTCTCGGCCGCCGTCCAGGCCCGCGGCGGGGAGCTGCGCGCCGGTGGCACCGACACCACCGCCCGGCAGCGCAGCGGCGTCTCTCCGGGGCCGTTCACCGACCTGGGCGGCATCGGCCACCTGCGCGGCTGCACGCCGCTGCCCGGCGGCGGGCTGCGGATCGGCGCCCTGACCACCCTCGCCGAGCTGGCCGCCGATCTGCGCGTACGCGCCGGCTGGCCGGCCTTGGCCCTGTCGGCCGGGACCGCGGCCACTCCGCAGATCCGCGCCGCCGGCACCGTGGGCGGCAACCTGCTGCAGCGCAACCGCTGTTGGTACTTCCGCAACCCTCACTTCAGCTGCCTCCAGAAGGGCGGCACCGGCTGCCCCGCGCGCGAGGGCGACCACCACTTCGGCGTGGTCACCGGCAACGGCCCGTGCGTCGCCCCGCACCCGTCCACCCTCGCGATGGCCCTGCTCACCTACGACGCCGAGGTCCACGTCCACGGCGAATCCCCGCGCGGTGTCGCCGACTTGTACGGGGACGGCGACCGGCTCTCGCACGCCGACCACCTGCTGCGGCCGGACCGGATCCTCACCGCGGTCGACCTGCCCGCGGCCCTGCCCGGCGAACGCGCCGCCTGCCACCGGGCCATCAGCCGGGCCCACGCCGAATGGCCCCTGGTCGAGGCCACCGCCCGGCTGGTGCTCGACGGCTCCACCGTCACACACGCCGCCGTCGCGGCCGGCGGGGTCGCCCGCGTACCGCTGCGGCTCACGGAGGTGGAGGCCGCCCTGGTCGGCCGCGAGGCCACCCCCGACGTCCTCGCCGCGGCCGCGGCGACGGTCCAGAGCCGCTGCCGGCCGCTGCCGCAGACCGGCTACAAGACCGAGCTGTTCGCCAACACCGTCCTGGAGGTCCTGGAACAGGCCCTCGGCGGCCCGGACAAGGCCAACAAGGCCGACAAGGCCGACAAGGCCTAG